GAAGGCGATCTCGTGCTGGCCGGGGTTGCACTCGCCCTTGGCGGACTCGACGGTGAGTCCGGCGCCGGCCATCTCGTTGCGGATGCGGCGCAGGAGTGGCTCGACCCGGCCGGTGCCGAGCACCGAGTAGTCGACGTTGTACTGGTTGACCGGGGTGAGGCCGCGGTAGTTCGCGTCCCAGGCGGCCTCGTAGCTGTCCTTGAAGACGATGAACTCCAGCTCGGTGCCGACCTGGGCGGTGAAACCGTGCCCGGCGAGGCGCTCCAGCTGGCGGCGCAGAATCTGGCGCGGCGCGGCGACCACGGGCGAGCCGTCGTTCCAGGCCAGGTCGGCGATGAGCAGGGCGGTACCGGCGTTCCAGGGCACGCGGCGCAGGGTCGACAGGTCGGGCCGCATGGCGAAGTCGCCGTAGCCGCGCTCCCAGGAGGACATGGCGTACCCGTCGACGGTGTTCATCTCCGTGTCGACGGCGAGGAGGTAGTTGCAGCCCTCGGTGCCGTGCTGGAGGACCTCGTCGAGGAAGAATCCGGCGGCGAACCGCTTGCCCTGGAGACGCCCTTGCATATCGGGGAAGGCCAGGACGACAGTGTCGATCTCACCGCTCGCGACGTGAGCGTGCAGCTCTTCGACACTGAGCGGGGGTGTGCGGTCTGCCACGGGAGGGCCTCCTTCGGCTTCCCCGGCTCCTTCGTCTTCTTCGGGCGGGCCGGGAGCCATAAGGTATTGCGGAGAACCATTGCTTGGGAAGGGGGCACGGCCAGATGTCGGTGGACGCTGACGGCGGACCGGACGACCGGCTGACGCCGGTACTGCGGCCGGTGCGGGCCGGGAACGGCTTCGAGGAGGCGCTGGAGCAGATTCTCCAGGTGGTGCGGCTGGGCCTGGTACCGGGCGGCGAACGGCTGCCGGCCGAGCGGGACCTGGCGGAGCGGCTCGGGATCAGCCGGGTGACGCTGCGCGAGGTGCTGAAGGTCCTCCAGGACCAGGGCCTGGTCGAGTCCCGCCGGGGCCGCTACGGCGGAACGTTTGTGCTGCCGCGTACGGACGCCGGCGGCGAGGACGAGCTGCGGCGGCGGATCGCGGAGGTCGACATCGAGGACGTGCTGCGCTTCCGCGAGGTGCTCGAGGTAGGCGCGGCGGGCCTGTGCGCGACGCACGGGCTCACGGACGAGCAGGCGGAGCGCCTGCGCGAGGCGCTGGCCCGCACGGCGGACGCGCCGCTGGCCGACTACCGCCGACTGGACACGATGCTCCACCTCACCCTGGCCGAGCTGTGCGGCTCGCCCTCGCTGACCGCGCAGTACGCGGCGGTCCGGGCCACGGTGAACGACCTGCTCGACTGCATCCCGCTCCTGGTGCGCAACCTGGAGCACTCGCAGCGGCAGCACCTCGCGCTGGTCGAGGCGGTGCTGGACGGGGACGCGGACGGGGCGCGGGAGATGATGCGGGAGCACTGCGCGGGGACGGCGGCCCTGCTCAGGGGCTTCCTGACGTGAAATGGTATGGATACGGTCCATTGTGGGAGTGGGAGGGCACATGACGGACGGCTCACGGCCGCTGATCGGCGTCAGCACGTATCTGGAGTCCGCGGCGCGCTGGGGCGTGTGGGCGCTGGACGCCGCGCTGCTGCCCGTCGGGTATCCCCGGCTGGTGCAGCGGGCCGGCGGGCTGGCCGCGATGCTCCCGCCGGACGCTCCCGAGCACGCGGCGGCGACGGTGGCCCGCCTCGACGGCCTGGTGATAGCGGGCGGCCCCGACGTCGAACCGGTCCGCTACGGCGCCGAGCCGGACCCCCGCACGGGGCCGCCGGCGCGGGAGCGGGACGCCTGGGAGCTGGCCCTGATCGAGGCGGCGCTGGCGGCGGACCTCCCGCTGCTGGGCATCTGCCGGGGCATGCAGCTGCTGAACGTCGCGCTCGGCGGCACCCTGACCCAGCACATCGACGGGCACGCCGAGGTCGTCGGCGCCTTCGGCCGGCACCCGGTCAAGCCGGTCCCCGGCACGCGGTACGCCGCGGCCGTCGAGGAGGAGACCTCCGTACCGGCCTACCACCACCAGGCCGTGGACCGCCTCGGCACCGGCCTGATCCCGTCGGCGTACGCGACGGACGGCACCGTGGAGGCGGTGGAACTACCGTCCGCGTCCTGGGTACTGGGCGTCCAGTGGCACCCGGAGATGGACGAGGACGTACGGGTCATGCACGCCTTGGTAAGGGCGGCACAACCCAGCCCGTCCGACGTTTGAGGACGAGGCCGTTCAGGCCGAAGGGGGTCTCGGCAGCGGCGCATCCACCCAGCCCGTCCCGACGTTTGAGGACGAGGCCGTTCAGGCCGAAGGGGGGTCTGGGGGCACCGCCCCCAGGGTCGGGAAGGGAAGGGGCGGCGGGGGCGAGAGAACCTACCCCCGAGTGAGCGACAACAGCTCCCGCGCCGGCCCCGCAGGCCGATGCCCCGTGGGCCACACCGCCCGCAGATCGCGCGCCAGCGCAACCCCCTCGACCGGCACCTTCACCAGCCGCCGCAGCCCCAACTCCTCACCGACCGCCAGTTCGCTCAACACCGCCGGCCCCGCCCCACTGACCGCCGCCGCCTTGACCGCGGTCGTCGAGGACAGCTCGATCAGCGGCCGGGCCAGGCCACCCAGCGCCGTGTCGAGCACCTGCCGGGTCCCCGAGCCCTTCTCACGCAGGATCAGCGGCGTCGAGGCCAGCTCGGCCGCGGGCAGCGGCCGCCGCCGGCGGGCCCACGGGTGGGCGGGCGCGACCACGACGATCAGGTGGTCGTGGGCTATCACGGCGGAGTCGAGGCCGGGCGGCACCGTGAGGCCCTCCACGAAGCCGAGGTCCGCCTCCCCGGAGAGCAGCCGCTCGGCGACGGCCGCCGAGTTGCCCGCGAGCAGCGACACCGCCGTGTCCGGCCGCCCGGCGCGCAGCGCGAGCAGCCAGCCGGGCAACAGGTACTCGGCGATCGTCATGCTCGCCGCCACCCGCAGCCGCGAGTCACGGCGGACCCGCAGCGCCTGCGCCCCCGCGTCGAACGCCCGTGCCGCCTCGACGACCCGCCCCGCCCAGTCCGTCACCAGCGCGCCGGTGTCCGTGAGCCGGGAGCCGCGCGGCGAGCGGTCCACCAGGGCCACCCCCAACTGGCGTTCCATGGACCGGATCCGGCTGCTCGCGGCCGGCTGTGTGATGCCGAGCTCCCGCGCGGCCGCGCCCAGGCTGCCCAGCCGTGCCACCGCCAGCAGCAGCTCCAGCGCGCCCAGATCCGGGACGCGATGCGCGATCGAACCCGATGCGGTGTCCGCGGGCTGTTCCTCGACACTCCCCATAAGCCCAGCTTATGCCCCCATAGAGTCATACTCCCTGGTCGCGGGCGGACGCCCGGGCGACCGTGGAGTCATGGTCACCGCCGCCCAGCCCCTGTACGCCCTCCCCCGTGTGCGCGCCGGCGCCGTCCGTCACCTCGGACCGAACTGGTACGCCACGGTGATGGGGACCGCGATCCTCGCCACGGCGGGAGCCGCGCTCCCCGTCCGCCCGCCGGGGCTGCGGCCGCTCCTCACCGCCTGCTGGGTTCTCGCCCTCGTCCTTCTCCTGGCCCTGCTCGGCGCCCGCGCCCTGCACTGGCGCCATCACCGCGACCAGGCCCGCGCCCATCTGCTGGATCCGGCGACGGCGCCGTTCTACGGCTGCCTGGCGATGGCGCTGCTCGCCGTCGGGGGCGGCGCCCTCACCGTCGGCCGGGACTGGATCGGCATCCGGGCCGCGGTCGCCCTCGACGCCGTGCTGTTCACCGTCGGGACGGCCGTCGCCCTCGCGGCCGCCGTCTCCGTCCCGTACCTGATGGCCGTACGCCATCGGGTACGGGCGTCGCAGGCCACGCCCGTGTGGCTGCTGCCGCTCGTCGCGCCCATGGTGTCCGCCGCGCTCGGGCCGCTGCTGGTGCCGTATCTGCCGGCCGGACAGCCGCGGCAGACGCTGCTCCTGGCGTGCTTCGCGCTGTTCGGACTGAGCCTGCTCGCCACGCTCGTCATGCTGCCGGTCGTGTTCGCGCGGCTGGTGACCGGCGGGCCGCTGCCCCTCGTCCTCACTCCGACCCTGTTCCTCGTCCTGGGGCCGCTCGGGCAGTCCACCACCGCCGTCGGAAAGTTCGCGGAGGTCGCTCCGGGGGTCCTGCCCGGCCCGGACAGCCGCGGTCTCGCCGTCCTCGCCGTGCTGTACGGGGTGCCCGTCATGGGGTTCGCGCTGTTCTGGCTGTGTCTGGCCACCGCGCATGTGGTGCGCGCCCGCCGGCACGGGATGGGCTTCGCGATGACCTGGTGGGCGTTCACCTTCCCGGTCGGCACCTGTGTGACCGGAGCGGCGGCGCTGGCCCGGCACACCGGGCTGGTCGCCTACGACGTGCTCGCCTGCGCGCTGTACGTCGTCCTCGTCGCCGCGTGGATCGTGGCCGCCACGCACACCGTCCGCGGGCTGCTCAGCGGTGTGCTGCTCGCAGCGCCTCGCCCAGCACCTTCGGCGCCTCGGCGAGCGACGGGCCGTACCACGTCAGGTGCCGTCCGCTGAGCAGCGCGCAGGGCAGACCGGGGAAGGCCTCCGGGCCGTCGTCGGCGGTGAAGCGGTAGGGCTCGTCCGGCAGCACGACCAGGTCCGGTGCGGCGGCGATCAGTTCCTCGACCGGGATCCGCGGATAGCGTTCGGCGTGCCCGGCGTACAGCTGGTCGACGCCGAGGCGGGCCAGCGCGTCCCCGGCGAAGGTGTCACGGCCCAGCACCATCCACGGGCGGCGCCAGATCGGTACGACGGCCGTCCGACGGCGGGTGGGCGGCAGCGGCGCCGCCCACGCCTCCTCCGCCTCGTCGAGCCACTTCGGCCGCGACGGCACCCCGCACGCCCGAAGTACCCGCGCCAGCTCACCGAAGGCCTGCGGGACGTCCCGGATGTCGGTCACCAGGACCTCGAGGCCGGCCGTGCGCAGCGCCGCCAGGTCCGGTTCCCGGTTCTCCTCCTCGTTGGCGATCACCAGGTCGGGGGCGAGGGCGACGATCCGGTCGACCCGGGGGTTCTTGGTTCCGCCGATCCGGGTGACGTCGAGGCCCGCGGGGTGGGTGCACCAGTCGGTGGCGCCGATCAGGGCGCCGGGCACGGAGGAAGCCACCGCCTCCGTGAGCGACGGCACCAGCGAGACGATCCGCACTACCGCTTCCGGCCCCGGTCCCGGTCCCGTACCGCCTCGATGTGCTCCGCCACGGCGACGACGACCACCCGGGTGTCCGGCACGGTCGCCCGCCAGCGGTGACGGACCCCGCCGGTGAGGTACAGGGTGTCGCCGCGGCCGAGGCGGTAGGCGCGGCCCTCCGCCTCGATCTCCACGGCGCCGTCGGCCACGTACATCAACTGGTCGTTGCGGTACTGGAATTCACGGCCCGCGTCATGGTCGCCGGTGAACTCCGAGGCGTGCATCTGGTGGTGACCGCGCACCAGGGAACGGGAGCGCGGCTCCGGCTCCGGCTCGGGCCCCGGACCCGGCTCGGTCACCTCGGCGCGCACGACGTCCACGCTGCACGCGGGGTCGGCGGCGGCGAGGAGCTCGACGGCCGTGGTGCGCAGGGCGTCGGCGACCTTCTCCAGGGAGCTGGTGCTGGGCCGCGCGCGCTCGTTCTCGATCTGGCTGAGGAACGGGACCGACAGGCCGCTGCGCTCGGCCACGACGGCGAGGGTGAGCTCCAGGGAGCGGCGTCGGCGCCGCACGGCCGCACCCACGCGCAGGGGCTGTTCTTTGTGGTCGCCCATCGCTCCGGCTCCCTCCTTAGCTCGTCGGTACCGTGACGTCCTCTACGCCCTCTGAGGAGTTGTCTGCACCCTACGCATGTTCGGCAAACCGTTTCATGCGCCCGTCACATCGAGGACACCTGGCGTAACGCCGGACCTCACAGTTCGCGCCAGTCGATCGGACCCCGGACACGCCGGGCACGGGCCCGCCCTCCGGTTCTCCGGTTCAATGCGCGAACGGCCGCGCATGTTCCCGCTCGTCCCCGGCTTCGAGGGACTTCGGTTCGGGCATGGGCGTAGCTCTCCGTACTTGGCCGGATCCTTGCCGTGGCAGGGCGGCGGACGGACGGGGCCGGACCAGCGCCGTGGCGGGGCGGAAACAGCGGGGAACACACGGGAACGACACGAGGGGCGGGCCCCGACGCGGGCCCGGAGGCCGAACGTCGGTGCCCGCCCCTCGTCGGGCGGTCGCGGTGCTGTCAGGTCACCGGGCCGCCCGGCTTTCCTGCCCCGAATCGGCGACCGGTACCCACTTCTCGACCAGACCTGGATTCTCCTTCAGCCAGGTCCGGACCGCGTCCTGCTCCTTGCCCTTGCCGGCCTTCTGGATCCGCGCCTCCAGACCGGTGAGCTGGGCCTCGGTCATCCTGAAGTCCTTCAGCCACTTGCCGACCTCGGGGTTGTCGGCGGCGAAGTCCTTGCGGGCGACGGTGTGCACGCCGTCTCCCTTGCCCCAGGCGCCCTTGGGATCCTCGAGCTTCTTCAGGTCGTAGTCGCTGTACGCCCAGTGCGGCGACCAGAGGGTGACGACGATCGGCTTCTTGGCGGCGTACGCGCGCTTGAGTTCGGCGAGCATCGCCGGGGTGGAGCCGTCGACGACGGTGTAGGCGCCGTCGAGGCCGTACTGCCCCAGGACCTTGTCCTTGAGCAGACCCATCATCCCGGCGCTGGGCTCGATGCCGGTGATCTTGCCGTCGAACTCGGCGGCGTGGCTCTTCAGGTCCGCCAGGGAGCCGACGTCCTTCACGTACGAGGGGACGGCGAGCTCCAGGGAGGTGGGGCCGTACCAGGAGCCCAGATCGTCGAGCTGTTCGCCGTACTTCTTCCAGTACTCGTTGTGGGTGGTGGGCAGCCAGGCGTCGGTCTGGAAGTCGATCTGCCCGGTGGCGACGCCGGTGTAGAGGGGGCCCGCGGTGTACTGCGTGGTGGTGACGTCGAAGCCGCGTTCCTCCAGGAGTTCCTTCCAGAGGTAGGTGGAGGCGATGCCCTCGTCCCACGGGATGTAGCCGATCTTGACCTCCTTGCCCTTGCCGATGTCCGTGGCGGAGGCCTCGGCGGTACCGGAGGAGGGGCCGAAGACGTTCATGCCGCCGGCGACCAGGGCGAGCACGACCACGCCGACCACAGCCACGGCCGGGCGCGGACGGTACGTCCACACCGTGCCGCGGGCCTTGGCGGCGGCGCGGCGGCCGAGCGGGGAGATCCGGGTGCCGAGGGCGCCGGTCATCCGGTCCAGGTAGATGGCGAGGACCACGATGCCCAGGCCCGCCTCGAAGCCGAGGCCGATGTCGAGCTGGCCGATGGCCTCGTTGACGGCGCCGCCGAGGCCGCCGGTGCCGACCATGCCGGCGATGACGACCATCGACAGGCCCAGCATGATGACCTGGTTGATGCCCGCCATGATCGTCGGCAGGGCGAGCGGCAGCTGCACGCGCAGCAGGGTGTCGCGGGGCGTCGTGCCGAACGCTTCGGCGGCCTCGACGAGTTCGGCGTCGACCTGGCGGATGCCGAGCTCGGTCATCCGGACGCCCGGGGCGAGCGCGAAGATCAGGGTGGCGATGACGCCCGCGGGGACGCCCATGCCGAAGAACAGGATGGCCGGGATCAGCAGGACCATCGACGGCATCGTCTGGAGCAGGTCCAGGACGGGGCGGAGGGTGGCGCTGACGGCCTTGGAGCGGGCGGCCCAGATGCCCAGCGGGAGGGAGACCGCCAGGGCGATCACCGTGGCCACGAGCACCAGGGAGAGCGTCGACATCGCCTCGTCCCACAGGCCGAGGGAGTCGATGAGGGCGAATCCGGCGAAGGCCAGGACGCCCGCGACGAGGCCGCGCAGCCACCAGGCGAGCACCGCGAGGATGCCCGCGAGGAGGAGCGGCTCAGGGGCGGTGAGGACGGTGTCGAGACCGTCGTACATGCCTTCGACGACCGTCTTGATCGCGTCGAAGAGCCAGGACATGTGGGTGACGAGCCAGTCGACGCCGGAGTCGACCCAGTCGCCGAGGTGGAGCCTAGGCACGGGTCAACACCTTCCTCCCGCCGTCGCGCGGACTGTCGCAGGCCGTCACCTGGCCCTGTTCGTCGCCGAGGAAGCGGACGAGGCGCTCTCCCGACACGACGCCGACGAGTTTCCGCTTCCCGTCGAGGACGGCAACCGGATGGGTCAGGCGGGCGCTGAGCGCGCACAGCGCGGCGAACGGGGTGTCGGAAGTGGCGGTCTCGCAGCCGCAGTCGGCCTCGTCGCCGCGCACGACGGTGTCCATCACGGCGGAGGCGGTCAGCACGCGCGAGCGGTCGACGTCCTGGATGAAGGAGGCGACGTAGTCGTTCGCGGGGCGGATCAGGATGTCCTCCGCCGTGCCCGTCTGCACGATGCGGCCGTCGCGCATGACGGCGATCCGGTCGCCCAGCCGCATGGCCTCGTTGAGGTCGTGGGTGATGAAGACGATGGTCTTCTTCAGCGTCTGCTGGAGCGTGAGGAGCTGGTCCTGCATGTCGCGGCGGATCAGCGGGTCCAGCGCGCTGAAGGACTCGTCCATCAGGAGCAGGTCGGCGTCGGTGGCGAGGGCGCGGGCCAGGCCGACGCGCTGCTGCATGCCGCCGGACAGCTCGTCCGGCCAGGACTTCTCCCAGCCGGCCAGACCGCAGAGCCGCAGCGCCTCGACGGCGCGCTCCTCGCGCTCGCGGCGGGGGACGCCCTGGACGGCGAGGCCGTAGGCGGCGTTGTCGAGGACGCTGCGGTGCGGGAAGAGCGCGAAGTGCTGGAAGACCATGCTGATCTTCTTCGCCCGGACCGCGCGCAGTTCGCGGTCGGCGAGGGCGGTGAGGTTCTGGCCGTCGAAGAGGACGCGTCCGGCGGTCGGCTCCAGCAGCCCGTTGAGCATCCGCAGCAGGGTGGACTTGCCCGACCCGGACAGGCCCATCACGACGAAGATCTCGCCCGGTTCCACCGCGAAGGAGGCGTCGATGACGGCGGCCGTGGTGCCGTCGGCGCGCAGCTCCTCCCGGTCGGCTCCCTCCCGGAGCCGCTCGACTGCCTGCTGCGGTCGTCTGCCGAACACCTTGTGCAGATGCTCGGCCTCAAGCCTGGAGGACACGCGTACCTCTCGTCGGGGACAGGAATCGGAGCACTCGGCAACAGCAAACAGTTGAAAACGCAACCGGGCATTGCTCCGAGGCCGCCCCTGCCCTGGTCCGATGGGGGCAAACGTACGAGTGGTTCAGTTCACAGCAGGTTTCACAAGAGGTTCACTCGTGCCACGGGAGTGAATACGCACCGGATACCCGGGCACTCGTGCGGCATGATGCGAGGCGTGACCGGACGACTGATGCTCCTCGACACCGCCTCGCTCTATTTCCGCGCCTACTTCGGCGTCCCGGACTCCGTGAAGGCGCCGGACGGCACTCCGGTGAACGCCGTACGCGGACTGCTGGACTTCATCGACCGGCTGGTGAAGGACCACCGGCCGGACGAGCTGGTCGCCTGCATGGACGCCGACTGGCGCCCCCAGTGGCGGGTCGACCTGATCCCCTCCTACAAGGCGCACCGCGTCGCCGAGGAGCGCGAGACGGGGCCGGACGAGGAGGAGGTGCCGGACACCCTCTCGCCGCAGGTGCCGATCATCGAGGCGGTCCTGGACGCGCTCGGCATCGCACGGGTGGGCGTCGCCGGCTACGAGGCGGACGACGTGATCGGCACGTTCACCGGGCGGTCGAAGGGCCCGGTGGACATCGTCACCGGCGACCGCGACCTCTACCAGCTGGTGGACGACGCCCGCGGGGTGCGCGTGCTGTACCCGCTGAAGGGCGTCGGCACGCTCCAGCTCACGGACGAGGCGTGGCTGCGCGAGAAGTACGGCGTCGACGGGAGCGGGTACGCGGATCTGGCGCTGCTGCGCGGCGACCCGAGCGACGGCCTGCCGGGCGTGCCGGGCATCGGCGAGAAGACCGCGGCCAAGCTGCTGGCCGAGTTCGGCGACCTGGCCGGGATCGTGGCGGCGGTCGACGACCCCCGGGCGAAGTTGACCCCGTCGCAGCGGAGCCGACTGGACGAGTCACGGCCGTATCTCGCCGTCGCGCCGAAGGTGGTCAAGGTCGCCGACGACGTGCCGCTGCCGGACGTGGACACCGCTCTGCCGCACGCGCCGCGGGACGGAGCGACACTGGAGGCACTGGCGCGGCGCTGGGGACTCGGCGGCTCGCTCCAGCGGCTGCTGACGACACTGGGCGCCCCGCCCGCGTAACCATTGTTCTCGCGTCGAGGAATGACAAGGGCACAGGCCGAGAGTCATCCTCTGCATGAGATCTGGGTGAGAGGTGGGTCGACCTCTCGAACAAGGAGGGCATCACCGGGGGGAGAGATGCTAACTTAGGTAAACCTAACCATACCCTCATGGGAGGCCGTCATGGCAGAACGTCCGGCACGGAAGCCGCGGAAGCCCCACTCCGCGCAGGTCGTCCGCACCGAACGGCTCACCCCCCATATGCAACGCGTCGTCCTCGGCGGCGAGGGCCTGGCCGACTTCACCGCGGGCACCTGCACCGACCACTACGTCAAACTGCTCTTCGGCCCCGAGGGCGTGACCTACCCCGAGCCCTTCGACCTGGAGCGCATCCGCGCCGAGTTCCCCCGTGAGCAGTGGCCCGTGACCCGCACGTACACCGTGCGCAACTGGGACGCCGAACTCCGCGAGCTGACCCTGGACTTCGTGGTCCACGGCGACGAGGGCCTGGCCGGGCCGTGGGCGGCGCGCGTCCAGCCGGGCGAGACCGTCCGCTTCATGGGCCCCGGTGGCGCCTACGCGCCCGACACCGCCGCCGACTGGCATCTGCTGGCCGGCGACGAGAGCGCCCTGCCCGCCATCGCGGCCGCCCTGGAGTCGCTGCCCGCCGGCAGCGTCGCCCACGCCTTCATCGAGGTGTCGGGCCCCGAGGAGGAGCAGAAGGTCGACTCCGACGTGGAGGTCGTCTGGCTGCACCGCGGCGACCGGCCGGTCGGCGAACGGCTCGTCGAGGCCGTACGGGCACTGGAGTTCCCCGAGGGCCGCCTGCACGCGTTCGTGCACGGCGAGGCAGCCTGCGTGAAGGAGCTGCGCAAACTCCTGCGCGTCGAGCTCCAGATCCCGCGCGAGGACCTGTCGATCTCCGGCTACTGGCGGCTCGGCCACAACGAGGACGGCTGGCAGGCCTCGAAGCGGGACTGGAACGCGCGCGTGGAGGCGGAGCAGGAGGGCGCGGCACCGGCCGCGTGACCCGGCGGAAGCGGCCCGCACTCGTGGCGCGGGCCGCCCCTGCGACCCCGTGAGGGGCCGCGCCTGCCCGCTGCTACACCGACCGCTGGTACGACCGGAACGTCCTGATCGAGAGCCACACGGCCGCCGTCGCGAGCCCGAGAAGCGCTCCGCCGCGCAGGAGCACGGCGCCCCAGTCGGGATCGGCGGACAGGGCCGAACGGCCCGCGACCATCGCCCAGTCCAACGGGTTGAAGCGGGCCACCTGCCGTATCCAGCCGGGCATCCGGTCCGGCGCCATGAACGCGCTGGAGAGGAAGGTCAGCGGCAGCAGCAGGAACGTGTTGACGCCGATGATCGACTCCCGCTCCCGCACCAGCATGCCCAGGGCGTTGGACAGCGCCCCGAAGACCGTGCCCAGCAGCACCGAGGCGACGACCAGGACGACGACGCCCACGACCCCGCCCGGGTACTCCGCACCGCCCGCCAGCCCCAGCAGCACGATGACGGCCGACTGGAGAGCGGTGACGATGCCGTTGTGGACGACATTGCCGTTCATCAGCGCGGCCCGACTGGCCGGGGTGGTCAGAAAACGGTTGAGGGTGCCGCGCTGGATCTCCTCCAACGTGCCCATGCCCGCCCACAGGTTGGAGGCGAGCGCGCTCATCACGACCACGCCCGGCACCAGGTAGTCGAGGTAGGAGGCCGTACCGAAGCCGCCCAGCGCCACGACGTTCTTGAAGAGGCTGCCGAAGAGGAACAGCCAGATCACCGGCTGGATCAGCGTGATCACGGCGTACGCGGGCTGGCGGGCGAACACCATCAGCTGGCGTTGCGTCATGTACCAGGTCTGGACGATCGCGGTGCTCATCGCGCACCCCCGGCGAGGACGAGGGCGTCGGCGGTCCCGCTCTCGGCCTCGGCGTAACGACGGCCCGCGTACCGCAGGTAGACGTCGTCGAGGGAGGGCCGGGCGACGGTCGCGGTGGCGACGGCCACGCCGGCCCGCTCCAGGGCACCGAGCAGCGCGGGCACCGCGGCCGCTCCGTCCTCGGCCCGGACACTGACCCGTGGCCCGTCGAACACCACCTCGTGGACGCCCGGCAGCCCGCCCAGGGCGCCCTCCAGCAGCACACGACCGCTCTCGCCCAGCGCGGTGCGCAGCTCCACATGCACGGCGTCGCCGCGGAGTTCACCCTTCAGGGAGTCGGGAGTGCCCGTGACGACGATCCGGCCGCGGTCGACGATGGCGACGCGCTCGGCGAGCCGGTCGGCCTCCTCCAGGTAGTGCGTGGTGAGCAGGATGGTCAGCCCCTCCTCGCCGGCCAGCCGGCCGATCTCGTCCCACATCGCGGTGCGGGCCTCCGGGTCCAGACCGGTGGTGGGCTCGTCGAGGAACAGCACCTCGGGCCGGTGCACCAGACCGAGCGCGACGTCGAGCCGGCGCCGCATACCGCCGGAGTAGCCCTTGACCGGGCGGCGGGCGGCCTCGCTGAGCGCGAAACGCTCGAGCAGCTCGTCGACGCGCCGGTCGAGGGCGGCGCCCCGCACGCCGTAGAGCCTGCCCTGGAGGCGGAGGTTGTCGCGGCCGGTGGCGACCGGGTCGGCGCCGGAGTTCTGGGCGACCACGCCGATCGCGCGGCGCACCCGGTCCGGGTGGCGCAGCACGTCGTGCCCGGCGACGGTGGCCGACCCGGAGTCGGGGCGGGCGAGAGTGGTGAGGATCTTGACGGCGGTGGACTTGCCGGCGCCGTTGGGGCCGAGCAGCCCGAAGACGGTACCGGGCTCGACGGTGATCTCGAGGCCGTTCAGCGCGGTGACGCCACCGGGGTAGGTCTTGACGAGTCGACGCGCCTCGACCGCGGGCGCGCTGGTGTTGCTCATGACGGTGCTCCTTCGTGAGCGGACAGGACTACTGATCCGCGTGAAGAGCGCCGGGCTATCCTGGGTGTGCCGCACCTCGATGGCCCGGAGCCGCTTCACCGCGGATTCCGTTCGGGGTTGGGGACCCCGGCGGAGCTGCTGCAACAGCCCTGCCGGGGTCGTTTCTCAAGAGGTGAATTCCGTCGGCAGCTCCCCCGTCTCGTGGAAACGCCGCCATTGCTCGACGCCGGGCAGGGAGCCCTTCCTGATCTCCTCGAGGAATCCGCCGACCCACTCGGCCTGCGCCTCGACCATGTGCAACTGGTACTCGACCTCGACGAGGAAGAGCCTCGGCAGCGTCTCGTAGAGCTTCTCGAGGGCGCCCCGGCCGCTGGCCACCTGGACCTCCAGCGAGCTCAGCCGGGTCTCCAGCAGGCGCACCACGTCATCGGGAGGCAGCGCCGCCATCAGCGAGAGCGCCGTCTCGAAGATCGGGTACTCCTTCGCGGGGATGGC
The sequence above is a segment of the Streptomyces asoensis genome. Coding sequences within it:
- a CDS encoding PadR family transcriptional regulator, translating into MARKRRKLSNPLALAVMTTLWQKPMHPYEIAQTLRSQGKDTSTKTNYGSLYTVVQNLEKYGFVEVTGVERQGNRPERTVYGLTEAGREEMAEWLSDLIAIPAKEYPIFETALSLMAALPPDDVVRLLETRLSSLEVQVASGRGALEKLYETLPRLFLVEVEYQLHMVEAQAEWVGGFLEEIRKGSLPGVEQWRRFHETGELPTEFTS
- a CDS encoding ATP-binding cassette domain-containing protein; the encoded protein is MSNTSAPAVEARRLVKTYPGGVTALNGLEITVEPGTVFGLLGPNGAGKSTAVKILTTLARPDSGSATVAGHDVLRHPDRVRRAIGVVAQNSGADPVATGRDNLRLQGRLYGVRGAALDRRVDELLERFALSEAARRPVKGYSGGMRRRLDVALGLVHRPEVLFLDEPTTGLDPEARTAMWDEIGRLAGEEGLTILLTTHYLEEADRLAERVAIVDRGRIVVTGTPDSLKGELRGDAVHVELRTALGESGRVLLEGALGGLPGVHEVVFDGPRVSVRAEDGAAAVPALLGALERAGVAVATATVARPSLDDVYLRYAGRRYAEAESGTADALVLAGGAR